aaattatgttatttcTCCTTTACTTTAAAGTCTgtccttatttttaaaaaataaatttaaaaaaaaatcattattaaaatataattttaaaaattaattaaatttttcttaaaaatttagttaaaattttaacttttatatatgttacaattaaaattttatataaaattcgttaaaaaataatatttttttttataaataaaatttaaaaatgcgctaaagtatatttttttcacgaaattctTACTCagttctgtcaaaattttgttcctcccaaataaatatttgtattaaaaaataaaataaattaagaattaaagtattttatctcataaaaatcaccaatatcgaacaaaaaatgggtaatttctccaaaattcaattttttatccaacaATTTACtgaatttcattataaatttctCTCATAGCGGTCTCAACTAGTTTATCGTTCATAATTGCCAGCGTTTCATCGGTAATTGTATTCTCATTACTACAATATATGAAGCCTTTCTTCGCTGGAGGACAACTAAACACCATCTTGGGAGGCTTTTTAGGCAGTTGGTTGTTCGTTTTGTCGCTCACGGTAAGAAATTTCGCATGAAAATCCATCGCTGACATCAGTTaacctaaatttatttttctcgtagGCGGTGAACAACTTGGAGAATCTCGTTTTCGGCAAAGGTTTCCAATCAAAACTCATTCCAGAAGTGGCTTTTTGTCTTGTTGCCACACTTTTCGCCTGCGGAAGCGTTCATCGAGTTTGTGTAACGACCTGTTTCTTCTTCTCGGCATTGGCTTTGTACTACATTAATGGATTGTCGTTGAAGGAATACGCTCCTCCGACAGTTGATGCGACTTTGaccaagaaaaagaagaagtaaaagggattttttgaacaaataaaaggagaatttaagaaaaaaaaatttttgttgggtttttttgaaatttatttcattaagaaatattttttgttgttgtttttttgttacagTAGTGTGTAAATTACTGCATTTAAGCTGTAGCCTTGGCAGCAGCCAATTTTTCTTCGCGGATGCGATCCTTCTTGAGAGGTCCCATGAATTGGCGTTTGTCGGCAGGGGTTTGGAAGCGACCATGACCGATCTTGGATGAAGTATCGATGAACTTGAGGTTGATTTGTTCCAAAGCGGAGCGCTTGGTGTGCACCAACAACGATTTACGCAAGGTAATGACGCGATTTTTGTGTCCGATGCAACATCCCTTGAGCATGACAAAGTCATGGTTGACATCTCCGTAGTATGGGAAGCCACCCATGGGGGTGATGGTCTTCTCGGTCAAATCGTATTCGGTAGCGGCGTTGTTCTTAACGAcctgaaaagacaaaaaaaaacattaatttgttgaaaaattcatttttaagagatttttcaatagaaaaagcATCGGTCCTATCATTTAACAATCACGTGGTTTGTCATAATGACTGAAATTAAGAATATGTCGGCAGTCGTTTTATCATCATCTGCTCTAAAAGTCGTTtgttacttgaaaaaatcaaaaaattttctttacctTTCCGTCACGAGTGTGGATTCCAGCACCGATACGGTAGATCTTTTTGTTGATTTCAGTACGGTGATGGTAACCCTTTTGACCGGCACGGGCTACAGTGAAGGCGACACGACTTGGATGCCATGCACCGATACAGGCGACTTTACGCAAACCCTTGTGCGTCTTGCGGGGCAATTTCTTGGTGTGCCAACGTGCAGTGACACCCTTGAAACCTTTACCCTTGGTGACGGCAACGCAATCGATCATCTCGTCTTGGGCGAAAACTTGGTTGATGGGAACGGTCTTTTCCAAGTGTTCCTTGACCCAGTTGACCTTGTCTTCGACGGAGCCACCATTGAGTTGGATCTCCATGATGTGGGCCTTCTTTTGACCTTGCTTGATCAAACGGATctgcgagagagaaaaaaaaaataaaattaaaatttgacgaaaaatatttgttgaaattttatttaaaaattttgttttgtaaaattcataatttaaaaaaaaaattttttgaaatcttttaattttatttttaaattttctgattaaaattaaaatttaatttttttttttaaattaaaaatttttttactaaaaaatttaaaaaaaatcacaaaacataaaaaaaaaatttttaaaaaattaaaataaaaaaaaattaaaaaaataaattttaaaaaaataattcaatttttaaaaaaaaaatttttttaaattgaaaaaattaaaaatttaagaaaaatttaattaaaaaaatttaaaattcaatttttaaaaaaaaaaaataaatagaattaaaaaagattaaaaaaatattgaaagaaatttttataaaatttaaaataaaaaaatttattatttttgaaataaaaataaaatttttagaaactgaaattaaaagtttttttttcaaaaaattacttttcaaattatgataaaaaaaaactttaagttcaaaaattaaaaaaaattgaaaaatttttaaaaatttagtataaaagtatttaaaaaatgccccccccattttgataaaaattttttgcctaactattaaattaaattttttttttaaattcttgaattttttaaaaataaaatttttaaataaattcagcaaaaaataattgaaaaaaggaCTGTTTCTGGTATGGTTTTCCCCCGTGATAATCGTCCAGGGACTTCACGACGGCAATAGAATATACCGTAAATCGCCTCCCGAAGGGCAATTTGTTCTGCGACGTTGAGGATGAATCAGGCATTGACAAAACATGATCCGCCCCCATTTTAGACTATTTCGTTCGCACAACCGAAGCCGTTTGAACTACTACTAGTCAAGGAcgtcggtaaaaaaaatatttttatcaaaaaattaaaaaaaattacctgagaGTGGCAGATGACACGAACGTATTTGCAATAACGAACCATCTTCTTGAAGTTATCTTCGATGCTCTTCTTGCCCAAATCATCGGTCCATTTCTTGCTGGCCTTGCTGAAAGCCTTTTTCTTGCTTGCATACCTGATGACGACAAAGGTttttgtttaagaaaaaagagCAAACATCATCCAAACGGAGCGGAAGTTTAACTCTTTGTCATGGTCACCAAAATTGACATCATTCCGTTCCTCTTTCAGGGAAAACAGTCCGTCAATGGCTTACATAACTGCATAAAGCTCTCTTCTTAGCAAGATCGAAGAGCTgagttttggttttttttagtaatttgcTTCCAAAATTGccatttttgagctttttgactttttttcgtgtattttcAGAAGGAAAGCAGCAGTTTAAAGTATcaacataatatttttgacaaataaaaatcaaagagCTCATCAATAACACAcgttttttcgataaaattcaataaaaaacgaacgaaaactCACCAGTTCTTGTAGAAACGACGACGGCATTCCTCGGACAAGTGTTGTGCCCAAACTGAGACGAGAGCACGTGGGCCATGAGGAGTTTCAATGTAGCCGACGGCACCAACGACGACAATTGGAGGCGTTTCCAAGATGGTGACGGCTTCAACAActtcttttttgttgattttctgtaaaaaaattcaattttagtattttttctaagaaatttcaaagaaatttgttcaaaaaaagctTCAGACAGCCCTAGTTCGctgtaaaaataatcatgGTTATCATACAGGGATAACTGTAAACATTTAGATATGGTTGATCATCATTCAAAAAGCCTTTTTTGCGACAAATCCGTGGTTTTTACTCACCGATCCGGGACGATCGGCTTCACGAACGATGTGAGTCATGCCAGCTTTGTATGCCATGAAGCAGGTTAAGTGCACTGGCTTGGCAGGATCATCCTTGGGGAAGGCCTTGACCTTTCCGCGATGGCGTGCGGCACGCTTCTTGGGGTAGAATGCCATTGACCCATGGCGGGGAGCTGAGAATTTACGATGAgactaaaaaagaaaaaaaaaatgttagaaaatttcGATGCACATGCCTCCATGTTGTATGTACGAGAAACCGCGTGGCAAATTccgaaaattaaatcaagtatttttcgatttaattatTGGTTTTGCGTTGAATTTTCATCGTAATACGATTTGgaagtacaaaatttattaattttgaatgtttaattgctaaaaatgcttgaacttttttaaataattaccaTTTTTAAGGAGACACGAGGTGCTCTCTTCAATATCTAATGacgaaaagaaggaaaaatgcGTCAAAATTCATGACATTTAGTGTTGGTGACTGGATTTCATGCGGAAATCCATAGTGACGTAATTTGCTGAAggctaattcaagtttttcgcgaatttttaattaaatttaattcgaaaataattattttaattaaataaattaatttttatgaattaaaatattatttaaatatttttttaaaatctttaggaattttttcaaatttttttgatgcttttgaattaattttgtgaaaatttacaaaaaaggcgatacaaaaatcaaaaatgttttcgattttattgagaattttaatttttttctttaaaatttcaaaagtatttttgtaaaaaaatttaaaaaaaataagagtagtttattattttaatttttaatattaattttttaattttaatatttttaattaaataattttgactcagaattaaaaattaataattacaagaaaaatattgataaaattttttgatatttttttataatatttttattcaaatttttaaataatttaaatttttcaaattttaatttttattcaaaaataaaaaaaaaatgaaaattttttgaaaaaaaaataattttaataattttttgaaaatacaaatttatgaaaaaataaataaaaaatttaataaaatttaaatgaatggtaaaatattttttttcatttttaattaattttttactatatttttaattttcacatattAAACAATTCATTGCCTTTTCTGTCACTTTCCATCCAAAAATGGGCTTTTTTAGTCGTTTTTGtgaatcttttttattttttatcgaaaaattattctccAAATACTGCTTTTGCATCTCTTTAAACGCCGCTCGATACTTTGTAGCTGCTTTTTCACtcccaatttatttttatttgacatcAATTGCCCTTTACGAGCTTTATCGAGAACTAATTCACTATGATCCTGACGAATTTAATGCTGATTGGAGTGTTctttgtaagtttttatcataaatttcaaaaaaatcttcaaatttcattaaatttctgaCTTTTTCAGATCATGTCGATGCAATTACCTTACTCTGTTACACCTTATCGTGCATTTTTGcctcaattttattgattgcTGCACCTGAAAAAGATCGTTCGGACtatattttgccatttttggtCCTCACAGCTCCCGTAAATCTTGGAATGATCGTCCTCTTTGTCAAAACTTGcactgaaaaattacttttcgcgTCAATTTTGTTAGCTGTGGCAATGATTTTCAGTTTTGAAGGATGGTTTTGCATGTTAATGCATGTCGTTGAatgcatttttgaagaaagaaAAGCCAGAAGTGCGGTTTTTGAGAGtactttgaatttaaattaattaaaaaattggcgaaaaatttattttataaagaagaaatactatttatttatttttaatcattattttcagtaaaaatataaatttttacaaatacatacaaattttttttattgcttatccactattttgattttcgttttctggcattttttttgttcttgtgtgtaaaataatttaaattttgttgtgtaagtctattaaaaattaaaaattattgatctgCAGACTTTACTGTTCCCATGACTTTTCCCTCGAACAATGGCAGTACTTCATTGTCGTTGTTAATCTCTTCCTGAATTACGCCGCTATCGACGTCGTCACAGCgtgttttgaagaaaaatctaaaaaattacgaaaaattagaattttttaaattaaaattgagtttaGGACGAACCTGTAATTGCCTTTCTTGGGTAAATTGTCCTTGAATTGTTTGAGTGTTGGCGGCGCGCTGCCCGGTAATTTAATTCTGTACGGAACATCTTCGTCACAAAATGAATACACAGCAATGGTATAACTGGAGGAGTCTTGTATGAGAGATTGTTGCGGTTTGGCAGGTATGGCAGGCGGAAGAATCGTCACGTTTTGGGCAGGCGGCGCTGGCGGAGGAGGCAAGTATCGCTTGTTCGCTaatctgtaaagaaaaaaaattaaatcattcaaattgtttatgtttttgcaaaaattaattttttaatgaaaataataaaaaaattttaattaaatttaataaaaaaaaaataaaataataaaataaaataaaaataaaataaattttaattaaatttaaaatgtattttttttttttttttttgtaaaaaaatatagaataaaaaattttataaataaaaaaaaatagagttaaaaattcattgaaaaaatgtggaaaaaattgaaaaaaataaattaaaatttaaaaattaatttaaaacaaaatattaaaaattgaaattaaaaaaaaataaattttaaggtaaaataccaatttttgtaaaaaaaaaatcaataaaaaaattgaaaaaattaaaaaaattaaaaattcattgaaaaaaaaaaaaaaaattaaaagaaaaatttgacatctttACTAacctttgaaaattaaaatttgataaaaaaaaaataaataaatttttaaaattcaataaaaattgtaaaattgaaaaaaaaaattaaaagaatttgctaataatttaaaaaataattaaaatcataaaaaacttaaaaataaatgatcaataaaaaagttttgaaaaaaataaaaatttaatgaatccaatgaaaatttgataaaatttaaaaaaatattaattaaaatacgtaCTTTTTATTCTCTTCCtcaatttttcgtttcgtaTCATCTAAAGTCATCGCCGAGGAAGCACTTGGAGCCAACGACATTTCCGAataattgctaaaaataaaaaaaaataatttttaaaaattttctctataaaaaaaattcacaaaaaatttttacctgaagGTATTTAACGACTTATGCATGGCACTCGGTGTATCCTTATATTTCGACCAAGTATCTGTGGACAAAAGACTAATTCCACTATCCGTATTCATGGATGGCCATTTATTGCACAGCTTTCTTTGTCCATCAGGCACTGACTTCGAATGACGCATCGACGATTGTgtacctgaaaaaattttttttttcaaaatctgacaaaattttaaaaattaaaatttcttacttgaACAGGGCACAAACATATTCACGTCGATCGGTTGTCGTTTTCgtccttgttgttgttgttgttgctgcgaaTGTTGCTGACTCGGGCCTGGCGTTGCATTTCCGGGCGATTGCAGCACCGGCGTTAGATCCGAAAATACTCTAGATACATGCTGGTCTAGAATATCCTGATCGGGCTGATCTTCAACCATAAGTCGCTCGCGCAGGGCTTCAGCAAGGGATTTGTTCGTCAAGTCAgcctgaaaatttataaaattttcgttttaaaagattttttttgataaaaaaattatgaaaaaaaattacctgctGAAGTTTTTGTGCcaacttttcattttgttcTTGTTCCTTTTTGACTTGTTCCAATTTTGGCAAGAGTTCTTTGAAGAGATCATTCGGACTAACGATCATTTTCTTCTTGGCATCAACGATTTTTGTTCGTGGAATCATctaaaatcgcaaaaattcattaaaaatacgtTCAAaccgacaaattttcatcaaaaactcaCCGCTGGCTCGTTCATTGCAGCATTCTCGTTCATAATCTCTTTCATCATGCGCTTTTCCATTCCCATTTCCATGGAAGCATAGTGATGTTTTCGTGGGTAGTGAGGGCGACCATCactaaaaacacacaaaaaattaaattttccataaaaacataaaaaatttcatgcaaaaaaatcaaaaaactaaaaaaaactcactttgaCATTCCCGACAGAGACATAGTATCGGAATCAGTTCTGCCGGAACTCATACTTTGAATTTCCGAATCTCTCCGTGACACGGGAATATAAGACGAATATCCGGTATACGCGGAAACATTGTGCACTCTAAGGTAACATgcaggaaattttcaaaaaaaatcaaaaaaatccaaaccaaaaaacacaaaacaggTTCAAATTCaggaaatatgaaaaaaaaaattaaaaaaatcaaaaatcaactcaaaaaatcatttcaaactCGATAATTACCCTGCAGGTCGCATTTCCAGTCGTCTTCGTTCCGTCGCCATGAGCGCTTCTCGCGTCAAAGACATTGTCATGGTACTTTTTCGCCCAATCGTGCCCGTGTTACTGATCTCAATGTCGGATCCGCTTCCGTAATTGAGACATTCCGAGTCCTCGTGCAGCGTTGGTAACGTTGAACTGCGCGACACTAACTTTGATTGCTCCTCGGAGCTGTTTGAGGAGCTATTTGAGGCCGAAAGATACGCTTGTTGCGCCGCATATGACGCTGCCTGCGACGGTTGACTGAAATTTTGCACGTAACGCAAGTACATGTCCGATTGCAGGAAGTTTCGGTAAGTCACGCTACTTATGGAGTACTCGACATCCATTTGCATTTGGTCAAAAAGGTCCGGTTGCAGCACAATTTCGCCGTGCTGTGCACTTTTGATGGCATATCGAATGTTGTCGGGGATCACTAATTGACTTTTCTTgagaaatctgaaaaaaattattaaaaattcgttaaaaaataatttttttgatgaaattttgaatttttacttgtAAATTGCAccaataatttgtttaattttttccggaTCCACTTGCTGCTTAAGTCCCTCGCAggcaaaatagaattttagcCAGTCCGCGTGAATGCCGCCTTCTGACTCGGCATATTGTTTGAATAATTGGACTCCCGCAGGGTCCTGGAGAAGGGCCGATAACGACGTTGCCCATTTGAAACACGACGGCGTCGATTTGTAAGAACATCCTTCGCCGCTGTACTCCATTCCCTCAGTCAACTGtcgaaaaattcacttaaaactcgaaaaaattaagaaaaaaattgatttttttaccttttgtcTACTTTCTTTCCCTGGAATCGGTGGCCTGGGTTCACTCCATTCATATTCGTGTTGTGGCTGGCGGTTTGAAAATTGACTCATAACAAATTGACTCAAATAATCTCTTGCATTCAAATTTCTCGTGATAAAAttctctcgattttttttatagattcgTAAATATCCAAAAAGGCATCAATGAAAggcctgcaaaaaaaaattaaatttttttattaaacaattaaaaatctcatgtaacacaaaattttatccctaaattttattaaccaaTCAACGATGTTTTTCGCATGGCGCGTTCAACCAATCAGAAACGCCGATCGGTGGTAGCAAAATAGGGGAAGAAATAATAATGGTGAACAGTAAAAcataaaagttgaattaaaagcatcataaaataattgagaGCAAGTTCTTGTCTTGGATTTAATTGATGAggattgtaaattattttgacttgAAGTCATGCAGagtaaaaaaatggcaaaaaaggaATATTTTATGGAGGAGTAAAGTGATATTTGTGAATAAAATCGacgataaattcataaaaattgccatttttgtcggatttattgaatttaacttGCAGAAaagtgattaattttattaaaatgtgaatttaaaattgaatttttgtatttttttgagcaaaagtgATTTTCAGAAGaagtgaatttatatttttaatatcaaaagagattaaaaattaacaaatatttatgaaaaaattaaaattttattttttttttcgtaaatcacgcttttttaaaattaaaagcaaaataaaactaattaattatcaaataaaaataaatttaattgataaaaaaaaaatttaacaatcaaaatgaatgaaacataaattaaaaatatttatacaataaaattttaaaggaatcaGATAGCCTTGAtttattgatataaaatttttgtgtaataaatcaacagatataattttttccataaaaagacttgaaaattgaagaatttataaataattttggttgatttttatgaaataaattcatattttagtCGATTGAGActtgaataattattaaaattaagacaGTCGACgataaaattgcacaaaattcagttaaaactttaacaaaatgaaattaaatgctAAATATACATCTTAAATTGAAGATATTATGAAGTTTTTGagcgaaattttattaaaaattcataaaataagtcgaattttgattataaaaattagaaaaatattattttagagttaatatttattcaaatataacAAGAAACCATCAAAAATGTCAGACATGCGTACATTTTCGCTTATGACCGACGCTACCATTTTGAAtgcaaattaagattttaattaaaaaataaataaagaactcttaaaaattataaaaagaggcactttaataaaaaattttgttgttttgtgtcacagcgaaaaattttttaaagaaatatgatTCTTTTCTGattcaaaaatagttaatttagCTAAATGAGagataagaattaaatttgttgtaaaacttgataaaaaatatgaataatcttatgtttaataatttaattggaatttaattacaaaacaaattataattatttattcatagaaatgaaattatttaattaaaattatattgaaaaaaaagtttttaaacaaatttgttggttttaaactgtttttaatatggaaatatttcattaccgtcgcattactttttattaacgagatttaatattttttttatttcaatttatttttttcgtgaaagaaATTACTATTcagttgttcaaaaaatcatttgattctttaaaaaaaaaattaaaataatttttatataatttaaatatttttaaaatgttttttttttttaatttattaattttttttttaatttgatttgaaatttattgattaaaaaaaattcatttgataaaataaaaacttccgttttaataattaaaaaatttataaatcgaacaacaaataataattctctTCCCTTACAACAAAAtccttttcaatatttatcaaataaaattatgaaatttaatatttttacaatacaAACATGTTCTTTCTAATGCTCATtgaactatgaaaaaaaaaatcaaactcacaaaaaatctatttttttcgcttgatTACATAAAATGAGCTTGCAATGCAACCTTATGTCttcaaatcacaaaaaaatcttcaattcgCTTCTCTTCAAGAGTttcgttaataaaaattatttaattcaagtttatttttttgtgccatAAGGTATTTCTTTACAAGTTTACAAGAAAGAgagaataaaaagttttttttaccttcgcaaataaataattattcttgaaccgttttttgtacttttcgataaaaaatcacGCGGTAAACTAGTTTGAGATTCGCATGGCGGTCgaggatgaaaatttatggaatGGCAGATTTGACAAACAACAATAGAGAGAGAGaggggaaaattattttcaaaatggtggcgattttataacaaaagatTTCTATAAGGATACTTGAAcatgtgaaaatttgaatgaggTTGAATCAGCAGTTTTTCCGCTTTTctgtggaaaaaataattttcgaagagGAAAAACTTTGGAtgaacgtaaaaatttttgcttttgtaaTCATCTTTATGCGTTTTTAATGGAAGTACGAGTGCTTTTGGGGtactttttaacgaaaaaattgatgtcTGAGTCGCAAAAAAACATGACGCATGcttgtaaaatattgaaaaaggtGATTGTTATTGCTTCTCCTGAGGATACGGCGTCGTTTCAATGTCAGATGgaagcattttttgtttaatttagcAAGTTTTAGGTCTACGTTGAGACTTTTTGGGCATTTTCGGATTTCaaaacacgaaattttttattttttgtagattttaagGAATCAAAagataaagaaattattaattattctgtaaaattaataaagtttagacaatattaataattttttattaaaattgtttcatcTGTGAACagatatttacgaaaaaatttaaaatttttgagatttttcatatttttagacaaattatATATTCacttgctttaatttttcaaaaaaaaaattgaaaggttttttattgataaattattttatctatacaaataatttaaaattttatctattaaaaaaaacctcaattaaagatttttttttgaaaaaaaaaaaattaaaatatgatcaatacctatttttgtaaaaaataagctaaaattaactttttattaattttttttttcaattcgaattaattttatttttttcgaatttaaataaactaaatatcttattaaagatttttaacttaagaaaaaaaaaaaataaataaataaaaattaataaaaaaaataaataaaaattaatttgaaaaaattaattaattttaaataataatattttgttataatttttcggcattaaatataaattaaattatttttgcattgaacttttattttttttttttttttttaatttataagaaaaattattcaacttgTCTAAACACTTCATCAATagtcaacaaaaattgtagaaaataattttatcgatCTGAAAAACcagatacaatttttttcacttcgattaattttcctattaataaaattttcctccaCAATTCactaacaataattttttgctaaccacacaaaaaaatatatcaagtaAATCCACGAAAGTCatcttttttatcaaaacaaatgACACTTTCTTTTCAAATGACTCAATAGAgcgaaataattcaataacaaATTAATCTCTTATTTCCATTGTCAAATTGTCCGCTTTGATCAGGTGAACTTCTTGTTCTTTATTTTGTCTTCAACTTCTTCAggttcttttgaaatttgttcgaCTGCATTGTCAAACATCAATTATTCAGGTAGTTGACAATAtcattacttttttcttctttcttttcattgttgttgttgttgtaattctATTCTTATTGTAATACCGAagattttgaatacaaaagttGGCTTGTGCTTgtgagaagcaaaaaaaaagttaagaaatgtggaaaaagtcaaaattttatttatttttttcttgtttctatttttattgtgattcaatattcaaatttttgtttgattggaTTCCTAAAAAGcaattgtcaaatattttctcatcacATTGATTCtttgcaatttaataaaaaatgcatttttatctcattttttctctttttacaagaaagaaagaaagttaTTCGTGTGTAAATTATTACGTCGTTGTGGTAAATTCATATGGAATTGGAAAATAAGCAAATATTGTTCGTGTTAGATATGTTATTGTCTACAAAGGATTactcaagaaaaatataattcaaaaatagttGTGAAGATATTTTTCGAATGATTGGACaagaatttcatttgaaaccaaaattcataaattttatttctttgaaaagtttaatatttaaataatataatattttaactaaatttattattattttaactttttatcgtaaatttataacaaaataaat
The sequence above is drawn from the Culicoides brevitarsis isolate CSIRO-B50_1 chromosome 1, AGI_CSIRO_Cbre_v1, whole genome shotgun sequence genome and encodes:
- the LOC134827475 gene encoding large ribosomal subunit protein uL3, which gives rise to MSHRKFSAPRHGSMAFYPKKRAARHRGKVKAFPKDDPAKPVHLTCFMAYKAGMTHIVREADRPGSKINKKEVVEAVTILETPPIVVVGAVGYIETPHGPRALVSVWAQHLSEECRRRFYKNWYASKKKAFSKASKKWTDDLGKKSIEDNFKKMVRYCKYVRVICHSQIRLIKQGQKKAHIMEIQLNGGSVEDKVNWVKEHLEKTVPINQVFAQDEMIDCVAVTKGKGFKGVTARWHTKKLPRKTHKGLRKVACIGAWHPSRVAFTVARAGQKGYHHRTEINKKIYRIGAGIHTRDGKVVKNNAATEYDLTEKTITPMGGFPYYGDVNHDFVMLKGCCIGHKNRVITLRKSLLVHTKRSALEQINLKFIDTSSKIGHGRFQTPADKRQFMGPLKKDRIREEKLAAAKATA
- the LOC134837147 gene encoding axin, which codes for MSQFSNRQPQHEYEWSEPRPPIPGKESRQKLTEGMEYSGEGCSYKSTPSCFKWATSLSALLQDPAGVQLFKQYAESEGGIHADWLKFYFACEGLKQQVDPEKIKQIIGAIYKFLKKSQLVIPDNIRYAIKSAQHGEIVLQPDLFDQMQMDVEYSISSVTYRNFLQSDMYLRYVQNFSQPSQAASYAAQQAYLSASNSSSNSSEEQSKLVSRSSTLPTLHEDSECLNYGSGSDIEISNTGTIGRKSTMTMSLTREALMATERRRLEMRPAGVHNVSAYTGYSSYIPVSRRDSEIQSMSSGRTDSDTMSLSGMSNDGRPHYPRKHHYASMEMGMEKRMMKEIMNENAAMNEPAMIPRTKIVDAKKKMIVSPNDLFKELLPKLEQVKKEQEQNEKLAQKLQQADLTNKSLAEALRERLMVEDQPDQDILDQHVSRVFSDLTPVLQSPGNATPGPSQQHSQQQQQQQGRKRQPIDVNMFVPCSSTQSSMRHSKSVPDGQRKLCNKWPSMNTDSGISLLSTDTWSKYKDTPSAMHKSLNTFSNYSEMSLAPSASSAMTLDDTKRKIEEENKKLANKRYLPPPPAPPAQNVTILPPAIPAKPQQSLIQDSSSYTIAVYSFCDEDVPYRIKLPGSAPPTLKQFKDNLPKKGNYRFFFKTRCDDVDSGVIQEEINNDNEVLPLFEGKVMGTVKSADQ
- the LOC134827477 gene encoding protein KRTCAP2 homolog; amino-acid sequence: MAVSTSLSFIIASVSSVIVFSLLQYMKPFFAGGQLNTILGGFLGSWLFVLSLTAVNNLENLVFGKGFQSKLIPEVAFCLVATLFACGSVHRVCVTTCFFFSALALYYINGLSLKEYAPPTVDATLTKKKKK